In one Melaminivora jejuensis genomic region, the following are encoded:
- the tmk gene encoding dTMP kinase → MTTPSTQPGLFITFEGIDGAGKSSHIAELAGAFANAGRSVTLTREPGGTPLAEKLRALLLHDAMDALTEVLLVFAARRDHLCRVIEPALARGEVVLCDRFTDATFAYQGAGRGFDWQSLLKLELLTQTGCGLEPDLMRNPDLTLWFDLPPAVAAERLVAARAPDRFEAQPLEFFTRVSGGYAERARQAPQRFARIDAALAREQVAAQVLQQVTARGWLAAAGGAA, encoded by the coding sequence ATGACGACTCCTTCGACCCAGCCCGGCCTGTTCATCACCTTCGAGGGCATAGACGGCGCCGGCAAGAGCTCGCACATCGCCGAGCTGGCCGGCGCCTTTGCCAATGCCGGGCGCAGCGTGACGTTGACGCGCGAGCCCGGCGGCACGCCGCTGGCGGAAAAGCTGCGCGCGCTGCTGCTGCACGACGCCATGGACGCGCTGACCGAGGTGCTGCTGGTCTTTGCCGCGCGGCGCGACCACCTGTGCCGCGTCATCGAGCCGGCGCTGGCGCGCGGCGAGGTCGTGCTGTGCGACCGCTTCACCGATGCCACCTTTGCCTACCAGGGCGCAGGGCGTGGCTTCGACTGGCAATCGCTATTAAAATTGGAGCTGCTTACGCAGACTGGGTGCGGGCTGGAGCCAGATTTGATGCGAAACCCTGATCTGACGCTGTGGTTCGACCTGCCGCCCGCCGTGGCCGCCGAGCGCCTGGTGGCGGCGCGGGCGCCGGATCGCTTCGAGGCGCAGCCGCTGGAGTTCTTCACCCGCGTATCGGGCGGCTATGCCGAGCGCGCCCGCCAGGCGCCGCAGCGCTTTGCCCGCATCGACGCTGCCCTGGCGCGCGAGCAGGTGGCTGCCCAGGTGCTGCAGCAGGTAACGGCGCGCGGCTGGCTGGCCGCTGCCGGAGGCGCCGCATGA
- the msbA gene encoding lipid A export permease/ATP-binding protein MsbA — protein sequence MQEKNHSAAPAPGAPPLPLLQRLRRLHAYFGHQRLAWGLALLATLVGAATEPLIPALLKPLLDQGFTDGSLQLWMVPVTIIGVFFIRGLAQFSGQYALARIANEGMLRLRTALFERLMVAQMELFARQSASTLSNTVVYEVQTGFTALVQALMGLSRDGFTLVALLGYLIYLNWQLTLIVAIMVPGVAWIMKTLSRRLYRITKTSQQATDDLAYVVEENVLAHRMVRLHGAQAQQAERFGALSQQLRRLAIKSTIASAAMTPTTQLLAAGALSAVIVIALWQSHGSAGSASEVTVGGFASFIAAMLMLIAPIRRLADVANPITRGVAALERGLLLISQTQPEDSGTYQVQRACGAIELQGVSVHFEGSEARALHGVSLAIAPGEVVALVGPSGAGKTTLVNLLPRFIVPSGGRVLLDGVALQDWRLDALRAQFALVSQDVVMFNDSIAANVALGAAIDEQRVQQCLAAANLAEHVAALPQGMHTVVGHNATQLSGGQRQRLAIARALYRDAPILILDEATSALDTESERLVQDALQQLMRGRTTLVIAHRLSTIEHADRVVVMERGQIAEQGTHAELLALGGLYARLQVRPTGA from the coding sequence ATGCAAGAAAAGAATCATAGCGCCGCGCCAGCCCCCGGAGCGCCGCCGCTGCCCCTGCTGCAGCGCCTCAGGCGCCTGCACGCCTACTTCGGCCACCAGCGCCTGGCCTGGGGCCTGGCCCTGCTGGCCACCCTGGTGGGCGCGGCCACCGAGCCGCTGATCCCGGCGCTGCTCAAGCCGCTGCTCGACCAGGGCTTCACCGATGGCTCGCTGCAGCTGTGGATGGTGCCGGTGACCATCATCGGGGTGTTCTTCATCCGCGGGCTGGCGCAGTTCTCCGGCCAGTACGCGCTGGCGCGCATCGCCAACGAGGGCATGTTGCGCCTGCGCACCGCGCTGTTCGAGCGGCTGATGGTGGCGCAGATGGAGCTGTTTGCCCGCCAGTCGGCCAGCACGCTGTCCAACACCGTGGTCTATGAGGTGCAGACCGGCTTCACCGCTCTGGTGCAGGCGCTGATGGGCCTGTCGCGCGACGGCTTCACGCTGGTGGCGCTGCTGGGTTATCTGATCTACCTGAACTGGCAGCTCACCCTGATCGTCGCCATCATGGTGCCGGGCGTGGCCTGGATCATGAAGACGCTGTCGCGCCGGCTCTACCGCATCACCAAGACCAGCCAGCAGGCCACCGACGACCTGGCCTACGTGGTCGAGGAAAACGTGCTGGCGCATCGTATGGTGCGCCTGCACGGCGCGCAGGCGCAGCAGGCCGAGCGCTTCGGCGCCTTGAGCCAGCAGCTGCGCCGCCTGGCCATCAAGTCCACCATCGCCTCGGCGGCCATGACGCCGACCACCCAGCTGCTGGCCGCCGGCGCCCTGTCGGCGGTCATCGTGATTGCGCTGTGGCAAAGCCACGGCAGCGCCGGCAGCGCCAGCGAGGTCACGGTGGGCGGCTTTGCCTCCTTCATCGCCGCCATGCTGATGCTGATCGCGCCCATCCGCCGCCTGGCCGACGTGGCCAACCCGATCACGCGCGGCGTGGCTGCGCTCGAACGCGGCCTGCTGCTCATCAGCCAGACCCAGCCCGAGGACAGCGGCACGTACCAGGTGCAGCGCGCGTGCGGGGCCATCGAGCTGCAGGGCGTATCCGTCCACTTCGAAGGCAGCGAGGCGCGCGCTCTGCACGGGGTGTCGCTGGCCATCGCGCCGGGCGAGGTGGTGGCGCTGGTCGGCCCTTCTGGCGCGGGCAAGACCACGCTGGTCAACCTGCTGCCGCGCTTCATCGTGCCGTCGGGTGGCCGTGTGCTGCTCGACGGCGTGGCGCTGCAGGACTGGCGGCTCGATGCGCTGCGCGCGCAGTTCGCGCTGGTCAGCCAGGATGTGGTCATGTTCAACGACAGCATCGCCGCCAACGTGGCGCTGGGCGCGGCCATCGACGAGCAGCGCGTGCAGCAGTGCCTGGCGGCGGCCAATCTGGCCGAGCACGTCGCCGCCCTGCCCCAGGGGATGCACACCGTGGTCGGGCACAACGCCACGCAGCTGTCGGGCGGCCAGCGCCAGCGCCTGGCCATTGCCCGGGCACTGTACCGCGATGCGCCCATCCTGATCCTGGACGAGGCCACCTCGGCGCTGGACACCGAGTCCGAGCGCCTGGTGCAGGACGCCCTGCAGCAGCTGATGCGCGGGCGCACCACACTGGTCATCGCGCACCGGCTGTCCACCATCGAGCACGCCGACCGCGTGGTCGTCATGGAGCGCGGCCAGATCGCCGAGCAGGGCACGCACGCCGAATTGCTGGCGCTGGGCGGGCTGTATGCGCGGCTGCAGGTGCGCCCGACAGGTGCCTGA
- a CDS encoding YgfZ/GcvT domain-containing protein, whose amino-acid sequence MIDPQTHHPAPTAAAAAPLEGVAPLLHLGVIRVAGEDAASFLHSQLSQDFALLDLQHARLAALLTPKGRMLASFIGFRRSDAEVLLVCSRDLLAPTLKRLSMFVLRAKARISDATAEFQLHGLAGTAARQLLPADAPPWTLVQHGAASVVALYPADGQPRALWLAPLDAPAPQGAALAAEPWLWGEVRAGVATLSAPVAEAFVPQMLNYESIGGVNFKKGCYPGQEVVARSQFRGTLKRRTYLVHVPAAAQALAAGTEVFAADDAEQPVGLVVQSAVSPVGGVNALISMQIAAASQSLQAEGLPLIIQPLPYALLEDI is encoded by the coding sequence ATGATCGACCCACAGACCCACCATCCCGCCCCGACAGCCGCCGCAGCAGCACCGCTGGAAGGCGTCGCTCCCCTGCTCCATCTGGGCGTAATCCGCGTCGCCGGAGAGGACGCGGCCAGCTTTCTGCACAGCCAGCTGAGCCAGGATTTCGCGCTGCTGGACTTGCAGCACGCCCGCTTGGCGGCCCTGCTCACGCCCAAGGGGCGCATGTTGGCCAGCTTCATCGGCTTCAGGCGCAGCGACGCCGAAGTGCTGCTGGTGTGCTCGCGCGACCTGCTGGCGCCCACGCTCAAGCGCCTGTCCATGTTCGTGCTGCGTGCCAAGGCCAGGATCAGCGACGCCACGGCAGAGTTCCAACTGCACGGCCTGGCCGGTACCGCCGCCCGCCAGCTGCTGCCTGCCGACGCACCGCCCTGGACGCTGGTGCAGCACGGTGCGGCCAGCGTGGTGGCGCTGTATCCGGCGGACGGCCAGCCGCGCGCGCTGTGGCTGGCGCCGCTGGATGCGCCAGCGCCACAGGGAGCAGCGCTTGCAGCCGAGCCATGGCTGTGGGGCGAGGTGCGCGCTGGCGTAGCGACCTTGAGCGCACCGGTGGCCGAAGCCTTCGTGCCGCAGATGCTCAATTACGAGTCCATCGGCGGGGTCAACTTCAAGAAGGGCTGCTACCCCGGCCAGGAGGTGGTGGCGCGCAGCCAGTTTCGCGGCACGCTCAAGCGCCGCACCTATCTGGTGCATGTGCCAGCGGCGGCGCAGGCACTGGCCGCCGGCACCGAGGTCTTTGCCGCAGACGATGCCGAGCAGCCCGTGGGGCTGGTCGTGCAGTCGGCTGTCAGCCCGGTCGGGGGCGTCAATGCCCTGATCTCCATGCAAATTGCGGCTGCGAGCCAATCACTGCAGGCAGAGGGCCTGCCGCTGATCATTCAGCCTCTGCCCTACGCGCTGCTGGAGGACATCTGA
- a CDS encoding phosphoethanolamine transferase — protein MHIPSPDTGEPQSGLRSRGAPGWLQSFDAWLAQPLNPQQIVLRLSLYLLLTANVPLWLQLARIGGAPSLYLRSALALAVLLVCGMVAILACTAWTRGMRLVWWLVAAVAALAQHYMLTYSVVMDPGMAANVLQTDAREVADLLGLRLLLAVAAVLALPTWWLLRVRIPPMGTLRQVGRNLVMLALALAIATATVAMGSRELAPLMRNHPQLRYQLNPLASLYSTAVAAMRPAFARSQALVPMSAGAALGATHAAGARPQLFVLVVGETARADHFALNGYARDTTPQLAAQQGVLSWRNVYSCGTSTLASLPCMFSPLGKERFEARKGEYENLLDVVQAAGMAVLWLDNQSGCKGVCERVPHAQAADGLTPEQRRQWCDASGECRDMALLTNLDERLAAIPAQQRERGVLLVLHQMGSHGPAYYKRSAAGDKRFVPECRTEVLADCAHGELVNAYDNSIAATDAFLVRTIDWLRARSSEYDSGLLYVSDHGESLGEYGLFLHGLPYGMAPDVQKHVPLIAWLDARLQQRQQLSTDCLRAGLDTPLTHDSLYHTMLGVLDVRSPSYRPGLDMLADCRRSE, from the coding sequence ATGCACATACCTTCCCCTGACACTGGCGAGCCACAGTCCGGGCTGCGCTCCCGGGGCGCGCCTGGCTGGCTGCAGTCCTTCGACGCCTGGCTGGCCCAGCCCCTGAACCCGCAGCAGATCGTGCTGCGCCTGTCGCTGTACCTGCTGCTGACGGCCAACGTGCCGCTGTGGCTGCAGCTGGCGCGCATCGGCGGCGCGCCCAGCCTGTATCTGCGTTCGGCGCTGGCCTTGGCGGTGCTGCTGGTGTGCGGCATGGTGGCCATCCTGGCCTGCACCGCCTGGACACGCGGCATGCGCCTGGTGTGGTGGCTGGTGGCCGCCGTGGCGGCGCTGGCGCAGCACTACATGCTGACCTACAGCGTGGTCATGGATCCGGGCATGGCTGCCAATGTGCTGCAGACCGATGCGCGCGAGGTGGCCGACCTGCTGGGCCTGCGCCTGCTGCTGGCCGTAGCCGCCGTGCTGGCGCTGCCGACCTGGTGGCTGCTGCGCGTGCGTATTCCGCCCATGGGGACGCTGCGCCAGGTGGGCCGCAACCTGGTCATGCTGGCGCTGGCGCTGGCGATTGCCACGGCGACGGTGGCCATGGGTTCGCGCGAGCTGGCGCCGCTGATGCGCAACCACCCGCAGCTGCGCTATCAGCTCAATCCATTGGCCAGCCTGTACTCGACGGCGGTGGCCGCCATGCGCCCGGCCTTTGCGCGCAGCCAGGCGCTAGTGCCCATGAGCGCTGGCGCGGCCCTGGGCGCCACGCACGCGGCTGGTGCCCGGCCCCAGCTGTTCGTGCTGGTGGTGGGCGAGACGGCGCGCGCCGACCACTTTGCCCTCAACGGCTATGCCCGCGACACCACACCGCAGCTGGCCGCGCAGCAGGGCGTGCTGTCGTGGCGCAACGTGTACTCGTGCGGCACCAGCACGCTGGCCTCGCTGCCGTGCATGTTCTCGCCGCTGGGCAAGGAAAGATTCGAGGCGCGCAAGGGCGAATATGAAAACCTGCTCGATGTCGTGCAGGCCGCCGGCATGGCCGTGCTGTGGCTGGACAACCAGTCGGGCTGCAAGGGCGTGTGCGAGCGCGTGCCGCACGCCCAGGCTGCCGACGGCCTGACACCCGAGCAGCGCCGCCAGTGGTGCGACGCCAGCGGCGAATGCCGCGACATGGCGCTGCTGACCAATCTGGACGAGCGCCTGGCCGCCATCCCGGCGCAGCAGCGCGAGCGGGGCGTGCTGCTGGTGCTGCACCAGATGGGCAGCCACGGCCCGGCCTACTACAAGCGTTCGGCGGCCGGGGACAAGCGCTTTGTCCCGGAATGCCGCACCGAGGTGCTGGCCGACTGCGCCCACGGCGAGCTGGTCAATGCCTATGACAACAGCATTGCTGCCACCGACGCCTTCCTAGTGCGCACTATCGACTGGCTGCGGGCGCGTTCGAGCGAATACGACAGCGGCCTGCTGTATGTGAGCGACCACGGCGAATCCCTGGGTGAGTACGGCCTATTCCTGCACGGTCTGCCCTACGGCATGGCGCCGGACGTGCAAAAGCACGTGCCCCTGATCGCCTGGCTGGATGCGCGGCTGCAGCAGCGCCAACAGCTATCGACGGACTGCCTGCGCGCCGGCCTGGATACCCCGCTAACGCACGACAGCCTGTATCACACCATGCTGGGCGTGCTGGACGTGCGCTCGCCCAGCTACCGACCGGGGCTGGATATGCTGGCCGACTGCCGACGGTCGGAGTGA
- a CDS encoding ankyrin repeat domain-containing protein — MARRPLVALLALGAAGCAHAGAHEDFFRAIELDNSRQITELLRRGMDANTRNAKGEPALVLALHGESYQAAAALLQAPRLDVNARNAKGETPLMMAALRGHLPSARALLARGADVNQEGWTPLHYAASSTSDDASAMVALLLGHHAYIDAASPNGTTPLMMAVRYGSAPAARLLVQEGADPTTRNDLRLTALDFARQAGRDDMVELVAQSLRRRQPQRGRW, encoded by the coding sequence ATCGCCCGTCGCCCTCTGGTGGCGCTGTTGGCCCTGGGCGCTGCCGGCTGCGCCCACGCTGGCGCCCACGAGGACTTCTTTCGGGCCATCGAGCTGGACAACAGCCGCCAGATCACCGAGTTGCTGCGCCGGGGCATGGACGCCAACACCCGCAATGCCAAGGGCGAGCCGGCACTGGTGCTGGCCCTGCACGGCGAGTCCTACCAGGCAGCGGCCGCCCTGCTGCAGGCGCCGCGCCTGGACGTGAATGCGCGCAATGCCAAGGGCGAGACGCCGCTGATGATGGCGGCGCTGCGCGGCCATCTGCCCAGCGCCCGCGCCTTATTGGCACGCGGCGCCGACGTGAACCAGGAGGGCTGGACGCCGCTGCACTACGCCGCCTCGTCCACTAGCGACGATGCGTCCGCCATGGTGGCGCTGTTGCTGGGCCACCATGCCTACATCGACGCTGCCTCGCCCAATGGCACGACGCCGCTGATGATGGCCGTGCGCTACGGCAGTGCGCCAGCAGCGCGGCTGCTGGTGCAGGAGGGGGCGGATCCGACCACCCGCAATGACTTGCGTCTGACGGCACTGGACTTCGCCCGCCAGGCTGGACGCGACGACATGGTCGAGCTGGTGGCGCAAAGCCTGCGCCGACGCCAGCCCCAGCGCGGGCGCTGGTAG
- a CDS encoding response regulator transcription factor produces the protein MRILLVEDDSALREAVCGYLRAKAFVVDAAPTLAQASAALHAAQYAAVLLDLHLPDGDGLALLREVRALRECPSVIVLTARDQVSDRIHGLDAGADDYLVKPYDPGELLARLRAVERRRTSASQPVLELGELQIDLAREQVRRAGVPVALTQKEWALLRVLATRTQHIHTRESLQDALYGWGDESDSNTLEVFISRLRKKLGRERIETVRGLGYRLTPAPGAGA, from the coding sequence ATGCGAATCCTGCTGGTGGAAGACGACAGCGCCCTGCGCGAAGCCGTATGTGGCTACCTGCGCGCCAAGGCTTTCGTGGTGGACGCTGCGCCCACCCTGGCCCAGGCCAGCGCCGCCCTGCACGCCGCCCAGTACGCTGCCGTGCTGCTCGATCTGCACCTGCCCGATGGTGATGGTTTGGCGCTGCTGCGCGAGGTGCGCGCGCTGCGCGAGTGCCCCAGCGTGATCGTCCTGACGGCGCGCGACCAGGTCAGCGACCGCATCCACGGCCTGGACGCAGGTGCCGACGACTATCTGGTCAAGCCCTACGACCCCGGCGAGTTGCTGGCGCGCCTGCGCGCCGTGGAGCGCCGCCGCACCAGTGCCAGCCAGCCCGTGCTGGAGTTGGGCGAGCTGCAGATCGACCTGGCACGCGAACAAGTGCGCCGCGCCGGCGTACCGGTGGCGCTGACGCAAAAGGAATGGGCGCTGCTGCGCGTGCTGGCCACGCGCACCCAGCACATCCACACCCGCGAAAGCCTGCAGGATGCCCTGTACGGCTGGGGCGACGAGTCCGACAGCAACACGCTGGAAGTCTTCATCAGCCGCCTGCGCAAAAAGCTCGGGCGCGAGCGCATCGAGACCGTGCGTGGCCTGGGCTATCGGCTGACGCCAGCTCCTGGCGCGGGCGCGTGA
- a CDS encoding PilZ domain-containing protein, with protein sequence MSTSPSAPRPSVMQLNIKEKAALYAAYIPFLDSGGIFVPTAREYRLGEDVYVLLSLPDDPQRYPVAGRVAWVTPARAAGNRTQGIGVQFPKDDKSRQLRHKIEEILGTSLASDRPTQTI encoded by the coding sequence ATGAGCACTTCCCCTTCCGCTCCACGCCCCAGCGTGATGCAGCTCAACATCAAGGAAAAGGCGGCGCTGTATGCCGCCTATATTCCGTTCCTGGACAGCGGCGGCATTTTCGTGCCCACGGCGCGCGAGTACCGCCTGGGCGAGGACGTCTATGTGCTACTCAGCCTGCCCGACGACCCGCAGCGCTACCCGGTTGCCGGGCGCGTGGCCTGGGTGACGCCGGCACGCGCTGCCGGCAACCGCACACAAGGCATAGGCGTGCAATTCCCCAAGGACGACAAGTCCCGCCAGCTGCGCCACAAGATCGAGGAAATCCTGGGCACCAGCCTGGCCTCGGACAGGCCGACGCAGACCATCTGA
- a CDS encoding phosphatase PAP2 family protein, whose protein sequence is MSVLSSTPLRRLGALTLLLFTLLLAWDASGLDLPLARLFGTAQGFAWRDQPTFVLLLHTLPRWFSSALLLALFIGAVWPWGFLRALASPDRWQLALSIALGMAAITLLKRVSSTSCPWDLAQFGGTLPHFSHWLWGVRDAGPGHCFPAGHASAALAYLTGWCVLRRSLAPEVARRWLVAALLAGAVLGLAQQMRGAHFMSHTLWTAWICWTLGLAIEGLRRCLPAGVARVPASLASLNKT, encoded by the coding sequence ATGTCTGTCCTTTCTTCTACACCTCTGCGCCGGCTGGGTGCGCTCACCCTGCTGCTCTTCACCCTGCTGCTGGCCTGGGATGCCTCGGGGCTGGATTTGCCGCTGGCCCGCCTGTTCGGCACGGCGCAGGGCTTCGCCTGGCGCGATCAGCCGACTTTCGTCTTGTTGCTGCACACCTTGCCGCGCTGGTTCAGCAGCGCACTGCTGCTGGCGCTGTTCATCGGTGCCGTGTGGCCCTGGGGCTTTCTGCGGGCGCTGGCATCGCCCGATCGCTGGCAACTGGCCTTGTCCATTGCCCTGGGCATGGCAGCCATCACGCTGCTCAAGCGCGTCAGCAGCACCAGTTGCCCCTGGGATCTGGCGCAGTTCGGCGGGACGCTGCCCCATTTCTCGCACTGGCTGTGGGGTGTGCGCGACGCCGGGCCGGGGCATTGCTTCCCGGCTGGGCACGCCTCGGCAGCGTTGGCCTATCTGACTGGCTGGTGTGTGCTGCGCCGCAGCCTGGCCCCGGAAGTGGCCCGGCGCTGGCTGGTGGCGGCTTTGCTGGCCGGTGCCGTGCTGGGCCTGGCGCAGCAGATGCGTGGCGCGCATTTCATGAGCCATACCCTGTGGACGGCATGGATTTGCTGGACGCTGGGCCTGGCCATCGAGGGCCTCAGGCGCTGCCTGCCGGCTGGCGTGGCCCGGGTGCCTGCGTCGCTAGCAAGCCTGAACAAAACCTGA
- a CDS encoding TatD family hydrolase, giving the protein MFVDSHCHLNFPELREQLPAIRQAMAEAHVDRALCICTTLEEFGEVHALALAHDNFWATVGVHPDTEGLREPAAADLVQRARLPRVVAVGETGLDYYGMEERKGGRSIADLGWQRERFRTHIRAAREVGKPLVIHTRSAAADTLAILREEGEDGAGNRAGGVFHCFTESADVARAALDLGYYISFSGILTFRNAQDLRDIAAFVPLDRLLIETDSPYLAPVPYRGKVNSPAYVPYVAQQLAQVRQLPVEDIAAATSRNFEQLFLRQEEAA; this is encoded by the coding sequence ATGTTCGTTGATTCGCATTGCCACCTGAACTTCCCCGAGCTGCGCGAGCAGTTGCCCGCCATCCGCCAGGCCATGGCCGAGGCGCACGTCGATCGGGCGCTGTGCATCTGCACCACCCTGGAGGAGTTCGGCGAGGTACACGCCCTGGCGCTGGCGCATGACAACTTCTGGGCCACCGTCGGTGTGCATCCGGACACCGAAGGCCTGCGCGAGCCTGCCGCAGCCGATCTGGTGCAGCGCGCCCGCCTGCCGCGCGTGGTCGCCGTGGGCGAAACCGGGCTGGACTACTACGGCATGGAAGAGCGCAAGGGCGGGCGCAGCATCGCCGACCTGGGCTGGCAGCGCGAGCGCTTTCGCACGCACATTCGCGCCGCGCGCGAGGTCGGCAAGCCCCTGGTCATCCACACCCGCAGCGCCGCTGCCGACACCCTGGCCATCCTGCGCGAGGAGGGCGAGGACGGTGCTGGCAACCGCGCCGGCGGCGTCTTCCACTGCTTCACCGAATCCGCCGACGTGGCCCGCGCAGCGCTGGATCTGGGCTACTACATCTCGTTTTCCGGCATCCTGACCTTCAGGAATGCGCAAGACCTGCGCGACATCGCCGCCTTCGTGCCGCTGGATCGGCTGCTGATCGAGACCGACAGTCCCTACCTCGCCCCCGTGCCGTATCGCGGCAAGGTCAACAGCCCGGCCTATGTGCCTTACGTGGCGCAGCAGCTGGCGCAAGTGCGGCAATTGCCGGTCGAGGACATCGCAGCGGCCACCAGCCGCAACTTCGAGCAGCTTTTCCTGCGCCAAGAGGAGGCTGCGTGA
- a CDS encoding DNA polymerase III subunit delta' has product MSEAPSAVAPWIASQRDQLLAQRGHAWLLHGPAGLGQYELALELVRAWLCDAPTAQGACGQCASCHGVNVRTHADLCVLLPETVALQLGWPLPEKAQADIDDKKRKPSREIRVEAMRDAVEFAQRTSSRGRGKAVLVFPAEQMNHITANALLKTLEEPPGDVRFVLATEAAHELLPTIRSRCLAHTMVWPQPQQMQQWLAAQGVAPDAGATWLRASGGRPHDALALARSGRSPAAWALIPQALARGDPSALAGLEPAQAVQVLQKLCHDLLAQHLGAAPHYFAAADLPTGATLGALTRWSRALVQHARTAEHPFNAGLMLEALAAQAHQAIYSPPRSRSVAAPERQA; this is encoded by the coding sequence ATGAGCGAGGCGCCGTCCGCCGTGGCGCCGTGGATCGCCAGCCAGCGCGACCAGCTGCTGGCCCAGCGCGGCCACGCCTGGCTGCTGCACGGCCCGGCTGGGCTGGGACAGTACGAGCTGGCGCTGGAGCTGGTGCGCGCCTGGCTGTGCGACGCGCCCACGGCGCAGGGCGCCTGCGGCCAGTGCGCCAGCTGCCACGGCGTGAACGTGCGCACCCACGCCGACCTGTGCGTGCTGCTACCCGAGACGGTGGCGCTGCAGCTGGGCTGGCCGCTGCCGGAAAAAGCCCAGGCCGACATCGACGACAAAAAGCGCAAACCCAGCCGCGAGATCCGCGTGGAAGCCATGCGCGATGCCGTCGAATTCGCCCAGCGCACCAGCAGCCGCGGGCGCGGCAAGGCGGTGCTGGTCTTTCCTGCCGAGCAGATGAACCACATCACCGCCAACGCCCTGCTCAAGACGCTGGAGGAGCCTCCGGGCGACGTGCGCTTCGTGCTGGCCACCGAGGCTGCGCACGAGCTGCTGCCGACGATCCGCAGCCGCTGCCTGGCGCACACCATGGTCTGGCCGCAGCCGCAGCAGATGCAGCAGTGGCTGGCTGCGCAGGGTGTGGCGCCCGATGCTGGCGCCACCTGGCTGCGTGCCAGCGGCGGGCGGCCCCATGACGCACTGGCGCTGGCCCGCTCCGGGCGCAGCCCTGCCGCCTGGGCCTTGATCCCGCAGGCGCTGGCGCGCGGCGATCCCTCGGCCCTGGCCGGGCTGGAGCCGGCGCAGGCCGTGCAGGTGCTGCAAAAACTCTGCCACGACCTGCTGGCACAGCACCTGGGCGCTGCGCCGCACTACTTTGCCGCTGCCGACCTGCCCACCGGGGCCACCCTGGGGGCGCTGACGCGCTGGTCGCGCGCCCTGGTGCAGCACGCGCGCACGGCAGAGCACCCCTTCAACGCCGGCCTGATGCTGGAGGCGCTTGCGGCGCAGGCGCATCAGGCCATCTACTCTCCACCCCGCAGCCGCAGCGTTGCCGCACCGGAAAGACAGGCATGA
- the mltG gene encoding endolytic transglycosylase MltG — translation MLLLVLIAAGAAAAWWLQAPLPQRAGAAVGGAPLELEIEPGTTPRGVARAAVQAGLDVRPDLLYWWFRLSGKDRDIRAGNYEIPRGTSPQALLQKLVRGEEALRAVTLVEGWNWRQVRQALARAEQLRPDSAALSDAELMAALERPGVPPEGRFFPDTYTYAKGSSDLNVLRRALHAMDRRLEAAWAQRAPDTPLKSAEQALILASIVEKETGRAEDRAQVAGVFANRLRIGMLLQTDPTVIYGLGERFDGNLRRRDLTTDTPFNTYTRTGLPPTPIAMPGKASLLAAVQPADTRALYFVARGDGSSHFSTTLDEHNRAVNRYQRGQK, via the coding sequence ATGCTCCTGCTCGTGCTGATCGCTGCGGGCGCGGCTGCCGCCTGGTGGCTGCAGGCGCCCCTGCCGCAGCGCGCCGGCGCCGCTGTGGGCGGTGCGCCGCTGGAGCTGGAGATCGAGCCCGGCACTACCCCGCGCGGCGTGGCGCGCGCAGCCGTGCAGGCCGGCCTGGACGTGCGCCCTGACCTGCTGTACTGGTGGTTTCGCCTGTCCGGCAAGGATCGCGACATTCGCGCGGGCAACTACGAGATCCCGCGCGGCACCAGTCCGCAGGCGCTGCTGCAGAAACTGGTGCGCGGCGAGGAAGCCCTGCGCGCCGTGACCCTGGTCGAGGGCTGGAACTGGCGCCAGGTGCGCCAGGCGCTGGCGCGCGCCGAGCAGCTGCGCCCCGACAGCGCCGCCCTGAGCGATGCCGAGCTGATGGCCGCCCTGGAGCGTCCCGGCGTGCCGCCCGAAGGGCGCTTCTTCCCCGACACCTACACCTACGCCAAGGGCAGCAGCGACCTGAACGTGCTGCGCCGGGCGCTGCACGCCATGGATCGCCGGCTGGAGGCCGCCTGGGCGCAGCGCGCGCCGGACACGCCGCTCAAGTCGGCCGAGCAGGCGCTGATCCTGGCCAGCATCGTGGAAAAGGAGACCGGTCGCGCCGAAGACCGCGCCCAGGTCGCCGGCGTGTTCGCCAACCGGCTGCGCATCGGCATGTTGCTGCAGACCGACCCCACCGTCATCTACGGCCTGGGCGAAAGATTCGACGGCAACCTGCGCCGGCGCGACCTGACCACCGACACCCCCTTCAACACCTACACCCGCACCGGCCTGCCGCCCACGCCGATTGCCATGCCCGGCAAGGCCTCGCTGCTGGCCGCCGTGCAGCCGGCGGATACCCGGGCGCTGTACTTCGTCGCACGCGGCGACGGCAGCAGCCACTTCAGCACCACGCTTGACGAGCACAACCGCGCCGTCAACCGCTACCAGCGCGGCCAGAAATGA